A DNA window from Xiphias gladius isolate SHS-SW01 ecotype Sanya breed wild chromosome 3, ASM1685928v1, whole genome shotgun sequence contains the following coding sequences:
- the rpl3 gene encoding 60S ribosomal protein L3, which produces MSHRKFSAPRHGSLGFLPRKRSRRHRGKAKSFPKDDPGKPVHLTAFLGYKAGMTHIVREVDRPGSKVNKKEVVEAVTIVETPPMIVVGVVGYVNTPRGLRSFKTIFAEHVSDECKRRFYKNWYKSKKKAFTKYCKKWQDDDGKKQLEKDFAAMKKYCQVIRIIAHTQMRLLPLRQKKAHLMEVQLNGGTISDKVDWAREKLEQAVPVNTVFTQDEMIDVIGVTKGHGYKGVTSRWHTKKLPRKTHRGLRKVACIGAWHPARVAFSVARAGQKGYHHRTEINKKIYKIGQGYHTKDGKLVKNNASTEYDLSNKSINPLGGFVHYGEVTNDFVMVKGCVVGTKKRVLTLRKSLLVQTSRRALEKIDLKFIDTTSKFGHGRFQTVEEKKAFMGPLKKDRIAKEETA; this is translated from the exons ATG TCCCACCGAAAGTTTTCGGCTCCGCGCCACGGATCCCTGGGCTTCTTGCCCCGCAAGAGGAGCCGTCGCCACCGTGGTAAGGCCAAGAGCTTCCCCAAGGATGACCCCGGCAAACCCGTACACCTGACTGCCTTCCTGGGATACAAGGCCGGCATGACACACATTGTCCGCGAGGTCGACAGACCTGGCTCAA AGGTGAATAAGAAGGAAGTGGTTGAGGCCGTGACCATTGTGGAGACACCTCCCATGATTGTGGTTGGAGTTGTGGGCTATGTCAACACCCCCCGTGGCCTGCGTTCCTTCAAGACCATCTTTGCCGAGCATGTCAGCGACGAGTGCAAGCGTCGGTTCTACAAGAACTG GTACAAGTCCAAGAAGAAGGCTTTCACCAAATACTGCAAGAAATGGCAGGATGACGACGGCAAGAAGCAGCTGGAGAAAGACTTTGCTGCCATGAAGAAGTACTGCCAGGTCATCCGCATCATTGCCCACACACAG ATGCGTCTGCTGCCCCTGAGGCAGAAGAAGGCTCACCTCATGGAGGTGCAGCTGAACGGAGGCACCATCTCTGATAAGGTGGACTGGGCCCGTGAAAAGCTGGAGCAGGCCGTGCCCGTCAACACCGTCTTCACCCAAGACGAGATGATCGACGTGATTGGTGTCACAAAGGGTCACGGATACAAGG GTGTCACCAGCCGTTGGCACACAAAGAAGCTTCCTCGCAAAACCCATCGTGGTCTGCGTAAGGTGGCCTGTATCGGTGCCTGGCATCCTGCCCGTGTGGCCTTCTCTGTGGCCCGTGCCGGTCAGAAGGGTTACCACCACCGAACAGAGATCAACAAGAAGATCTACAAGATTGGTCAGGGCTACCACACCAAGGATGGAAAGCTGGTGAAGAACAACGCCTCCACTGAGTACGATCTGTCCAACAAGAGCATCAATCCCCTG GGTGGATTTGTCCACTACGGAGAGGTGACCAATGACTTCGTCATGGTGAAGGGCTGTGTCGTCGGGACCAAGAAGAGGGTGCTGACTCTGCGCAAG TCTCTGCTGGTGCAGACCAGTCGTCGTGCTTTGGAGAAGATCGACCTCAAGTTTATCGACACCACCTCCAAGTTCGGTCACGGCCGCTTCCAGactgtggaggaaaagaaggCCTTCATg GGACCACTCAAGAAGGACCGCATTGCCAAGGAAGAGACTGCTTAA